The Strix aluco isolate bStrAlu1 chromosome 19, bStrAlu1.hap1, whole genome shotgun sequence genome contains a region encoding:
- the SBDS gene encoding ribosome maturation protein SBDS: MSIFTPTNQIRLTNVAVVRARRGGKRFEIACYRNKVMGWRSGAEKDLDEVLQTHTVFVNVSKGQVAKKEDLVQAFGTDDQTEICKMILSKGELQVSDKERHTQLEQMFRDIATIVADKCVNPETKRPYTVILIERAMKDIHYSVKPHKSTKQQALEVIRQLKETMQIERAHMRLRFILPAKEGKKLKEKLKPLIKVVESEDFHEQLEIVCLIDPGCFREIDELIRSGTKGKGTLEVLSLKDVEEGDEKLE; the protein is encoded by the exons atgTCCATCTTCACCCCCACCAACCAGATCCGCCTCACCAACGTGGCCGTGgtgcgggcgcggcgcggcgggaagCGCTTCGAGATCGCCTGTTACCGCAACAAGGTCATGGGATGGCGCAGCGGGGC CGAGAAAGATCTCGACGAGGTCCTGCAGACGCACACGGTGTTTGTCAACGTTTCCAAAGGCCAGGTGGCAAAGAAGGAGGATCTGGTCCAAGCGTTTGGGACGGATGACCAAACAGAAATCTGTAAGATG ATTTTATCGAAAGGGGAGCTGCAGGTATCGGACAAAGAACGACACACACAGCTGGAGCAGATGTTCAGAGACATCGCAACTATTGTGGCTGACAAATGTGTGAATCCTGAAACAAAGAGGCCGTACACAGTAATCCTTATAGAAAGAGCCATGAAGGATATTCACTATTCTGTCAAACCACACAAGAGCACGaagcagcag GCCCTGGAAGTGATCAGGCAGTTAAAGGAGACCATGCAAATTGAACGTGCTCACATGAGGCTGCGATTTATTCTTCCAGCAAAGGAGGGCAAGAAACTGAAAGAGAAGCTCAAGCCACTGATTAAAGTTGTTGAGAGCGAAGACTTCCATGAGCAGTTGGAAATT GTGTGCCTTATTGACCCCGGCTGCTTCAGAGAGATTGATGAGCTGATCCGGAGTGGGACCAAAGGGAAAGGAACACTGGAAGTGCTCAGTCTGAAAGACGTGGAGGAAGGAGATGAAAAGCTTGAGTAA